AGCCATGCCGTAGGGCTTCGTGAACAGTTCTCGCAGACGATCAACGTTCACAGCCAAGACCAACAAGGAAAATCACACTATTCAGATTTCTGCGCAGATTGCATAAGCTTCTGGGCCGCACAAGCGCCTCGTCCCATGTCCGATCAGCGATATCAATACGAACCCATCGAAGCCTTCGGAGAAAGCCTCACCACCAATCGCCCCTGGAACACGTCGGCTCTGGAGATCGTTGAGCGAATCAATGGACGCACAGCAATGGTGGGATTTGCAGCCGCGATCATCGGCGAGTGGATCACCGGCCATGGTCCCGCCGGGCAGGTAGTGGCCATGATCCGTTGGTACCTCAGCTGAGCTTCAACACAACCGCCAACTCATCGTCCATCCGTCAGTTCATGCAGGGCGGAGTAGTCGCCAACATCAAGGTCCGTGCCAGTAGCCCGTTCCAGCAAACTCGAGAGTCCGTCCAGAGCAGAAGCGTCCACTCCAGCCAATCGCGCCTCCCGCAAAAAGAGCTTTAGATCCTTGCGCAGCAGACTGGTACTGAAGTTTGGATCGCCGTAGTGGTGAGACATCATCCGCTCCAGCTTCTTGTCGACGGTGGGGGCATAAAGAGCTGAAGGACGCAGAACCTCCATGAAGCGATCGACGTCCAGACCGGAGGCTTGAACCAAACGCAGTGCCAGTGAATATCCATGGGTCAGGCTGGCAATCAGCTGATTGAGTGCCAGCTTCGAGGCAGCACCCGTGCCCACAGCACCCATCAATCGCGGCTCTGATGCCAGCTGGCGCAGGAGGGGCAATTGAGCTGCAAACACGTCCTGCTCGCCGCCGGCCATCACCAACAAACTTCCCTTCAACGCTTCAGGGCGACTGCCGAGCACCGGAGCTTCCAGATAAGAGCCTCCCTGCAGGCTTACCTGCTCAGCGAGGGAGACGCTCTCACTGATGCCCATGGTGCCCATCGGCACGATGCATCTCCCAGCCAAGGGTCCGAGGCTGCCGATGATCTCTGCGGTAACAGGACCATCACGCAGCACAGTGATCACAACGGATGATGCGTTCAGCCCCTCGCCGGGAAGGTTCAGCTGCTGAGCCCCTGCCTGCACAAGCCCAGCACAGCGAGTGGGGTTGCGATTCCACACGTTCAGCGTGCAGCCCACATCAAGCAGACGTTGTCCGATCGCAGCGCCTAGAAGGCCAGCACCCAGCAAAGTAATGGTGGTCATCAGGCAGCCTGAAATCCCTTCCACCTTGCAACAGGCGTCGGCCTAGCTCATCTGTGCATGCACCTCGATGAGCCTGCGCCAGTCAGGTGCTCAGTCAGAGCTCGAACACATCAGTGGTCACCAAGGCCGGATTGAGCAACCAATGGGGAGATGTCTGGCCTCAAGTGATGGCGAGAAAAATCCAGCTCCCACTGTCCAAGCGCCCCAGTTCAATCACGACAGCGTTGGCCACGTTGACCTTCGCCTACATCGCAGCCTGGGCTCTTTGGGGATTGGCAAACGCTTATCCCAGCATTTGAGCCAAAAGAATGCCTTCTTCTAACTGGAATGATGGCCTCTGAGGATTAGCTCGCGACAATCAATATGCCCGCTGACATTCATCTCTAACAGTTCTCAAATCAGTCAAAACTGATCACCTGAAAACGAACTTTTCAAGTCGTTGTTGAGCCTTTCCTTTGCTTGGAGGATGCAGCGATCGGAGTTGCGAACAAGTCATCGAGATAACGCTCCGTTACTGCCCTTTCGCTGCAACCGTTCTGGTACAAGAATCGCGCCAACGCCGAACTCATCAGCTGATATTGATCCCAGTTGGGATTGGCACCGATGAACCCCTTCATCGCGTTGAAAAGGACTTCAGGTATTTCAGATTCCAGACTCACAAACGGTGTCTCTTGTTCAGTGGCGACAGCCAGCGCGGGGTTGACGCAGCTTTCCAGTTGATAGCGATCCATTCAGTCTTCGGACGTCCGGCTATTCGCCACTACAAA
This genomic window from Synechococcus sp. MIT S9220 contains:
- a CDS encoding NAD(P)-dependent oxidoreductase, yielding MTTITLLGAGLLGAAIGQRLLDVGCTLNVWNRNPTRCAGLVQAGAQQLNLPGEGLNASSVVITVLRDGPVTAEIIGSLGPLAGRCIVPMGTMGISESVSLAEQVSLQGGSYLEAPVLGSRPEALKGSLLVMAGGEQDVFAAQLPLLRQLASEPRLMGAVGTGAASKLALNQLIASLTHGYSLALRLVQASGLDVDRFMEVLRPSALYAPTVDKKLERMMSHHYGDPNFSTSLLRKDLKLFLREARLAGVDASALDGLSSLLERATGTDLDVGDYSALHELTDGR
- a CDS encoding chlorophyll a/b-binding protein; translation: MSDQRYQYEPIEAFGESLTTNRPWNTSALEIVERINGRTAMVGFAAAIIGEWITGHGPAGQVVAMIRWYLS
- a CDS encoding DUF2811 domain-containing protein, which codes for MDRYQLESCVNPALAVATEQETPFVSLESEIPEVLFNAMKGFIGANPNWDQYQLMSSALARFLYQNGCSERAVTERYLDDLFATPIAASSKQRKGSTTT